The genomic window ACAACCTGGAGACGATCGAATGACTCCAGTAAAGTACATAGAAAAAACATTTAATCAATTAGCATCTAAAAATAAAAAATATGTCAAGCTTAAAGGTTGTGAGCATTTTCCTATTGAAAAAGAATTTTATGTTAGATGGGCCGAAGAATTTGATAGGTTTATTAAAGAGTTGTAAGTTTAAACTTAATCCTTAGCACTATTTTACAGCGCTCGCCTAGTTTAATTAGAATCTTCTTTTTCATATCTTTATTGGTACTACCCATGAAGATAAAAAACTCGAAAAATTGATTATTATTTATATCAACTTTGCATTTATGTTTTTAAAAATAGCCTTCTTCCATTCTAGCTATAGCTGACTCTAAAAGGGTATCTATACCTTGTAATAAGTCATCATAAGTTTGTTTTTGAAAAATATGTGGATCAAGACCAATTCCTTCCATAGGTGATCCCGAGGCAGATATGTCAACTCCACGGGTAGGGAAACGAAAATATATTCCTCCATCTGTTTTAAATAAAACAGGCCCGCCTCCGGAGTCTCCTTTGGTAGGTTCACCCATTGTAATAACCCTGCCGGAGTCACTTAGATCAAAGGCAAAACTTTCAGCAGCCGAAAAGGTCTGTGGACCTACTAAAGCAATCACTTTGCCACTATAATTTATGCCGTGATATGGTTTTATACTGCGTCCTTGCCAGATGTCCGTCTCTTTCTGAATCAACCTTCTGACCATCTGATCTCCATTTAAAGAGTTACCGCCACCATTTTTTCTTAGGTCAAGAACTATACCTTTTTTATCCAACATTTGTTCTAGTGCCTCGTCAAAGGCTTCCACAATACTATCAGTCATGGTATTAATAGCAATATAACCATAGTCCCCTAATTTTTTTATTTCAATAGGCGGAAACTGGTAGATACCTAACTCGTTTCTAGGGATATTTAAAGATAATTCCAGGTTAAGTTGATCTCCTTGAGGACTTGTTAATAGATACTCTCTGGTTTTAGGTTCATATTCATATCGCCTAAACACCCACTGCAAGCTTTCCTGCTCTAGGGCTTGCGGGGTTGATCCACTAATCATTGAAAACCTTTCCTTCATCCATTCCCTAGCAGGCTTATTATCAATCTCTTCAATAACCCATCCTACTTCTACCTTTTTGTCAATCTGCTCTTGGTTTCCTAGGTATGTAATAACCACTTTACCTTCTATTAGAGCAGTTAGTATAGGAACACCATATTCAGGAACTCCTGTGTACACATTGCTGTGCCCGTTTTTTAGTTCAGCAAATAGCTTTAGGAGAGCTATGTTAAATTGAGAAAAACTTTTTGCTGATTCTGCCTTGGTTACATAGGTTGAGCGTAAAAGGTCTATATCAATATTTTTCTTATCCTTATGGGCATACCATTTGTCAATAGCATTGATTATATAGTTAACTTCCTGGCCGTATTCCTCTGATTCAAGGTTTATTGAAATTTCATTTGGAAATTCAGTAGCTCGATTAACACCTTCCATAGAGTACTTATTCGTATTTAGGCATCCGGTTATAATCAAAGCTGATATTGTTAAAGATATAACACCGATAATAATTTTTCTCATGGTCAATCTCCCAGTATATTTATTACCCATAAATATACCATAAAGGCACTCTGTTAAAGCAAGGGGTTGTATAATAATGTTTTCCAGAACCGCAAAATGGAAGTATAAGCTTTCCATTTGGAAATGTTATGGTTCAACTGACAGGTTCCATATGTATCACCTAAAATTAAATTGGTGGAGGCGGGGCTTATAGGGTTGAAGCCACAGTAGACCTATAATTTTAGTGAAAACGCTTGTCCTTTATATCTATGTTTAAATCCCACAATAAATTGCTTTTGAAAAAATATTTATTCAATTCATCTTTTCCTATTTGTTTATCTCTTAATTCTAAAACCTTTAATAGGTTTTGTAGCGATAAGTATTTTATTTTTGTTTCAGCAAAATCACGATAAAAATTTTCCATGTTTATGTATTCACGAATTAATTTGTAGTCTTTTTCAGGTTCTTTTCCTACTATTATAAAATATATATCATTAGCATAATCACATTGAAGTTTTAATGCTTGAAATTTTATTAAAACATCAGTCCATTTTCTTTTAAACTCTACTTCAAAAACAGCTATAATTTTTCCTTTGTGTTCTGTCCATATTACATCAATTAAATCGACTTGTTCGCTCGACTTACATTCAATTAAATTATTTAAATC from Candidatus Syntrophocurvum alkaliphilum includes these protein-coding regions:
- a CDS encoding S41 family peptidase, giving the protein MRKIIIGVISLTISALIITGCLNTNKYSMEGVNRATEFPNEISINLESEEYGQEVNYIINAIDKWYAHKDKKNIDIDLLRSTYVTKAESAKSFSQFNIALLKLFAELKNGHSNVYTGVPEYGVPILTALIEGKVVITYLGNQEQIDKKVEVGWVIEEIDNKPAREWMKERFSMISGSTPQALEQESLQWVFRRYEYEPKTREYLLTSPQGDQLNLELSLNIPRNELGIYQFPPIEIKKLGDYGYIAINTMTDSIVEAFDEALEQMLDKKGIVLDLRKNGGGNSLNGDQMVRRLIQKETDIWQGRSIKPYHGINYSGKVIALVGPQTFSAAESFAFDLSDSGRVITMGEPTKGDSGGGPVLFKTDGGIYFRFPTRGVDISASGSPMEGIGLDPHIFQKQTYDDLLQGIDTLLESAIARMEEGYF